Proteins encoded in a region of the Acetomicrobium thermoterrenum DSM 13490 genome:
- a CDS encoding universal stress protein, with amino-acid sequence MTKKILVGVDLSKMSESLITYSHNIAHRLNDEIIYLHVLPRLSSIWRGYEPWIPPQIGDEVKQIAHKKISYWIQKAEAQIKDIPSHEHTILIEEGSPGEVIISKAREMGVSLIIVGYKGHSTMEHILVGSTTTAIARHAPCSVLIYRPGFEVI; translated from the coding sequence ATGACGAAAAAAATATTAGTTGGAGTAGACCTGAGTAAAATGTCAGAATCTTTGATAACGTACTCTCATAACATTGCGCACAGACTCAATGACGAAATAATCTATCTTCATGTCCTGCCTCGCCTGTCTTCCATATGGCGCGGTTATGAGCCGTGGATACCGCCACAGATAGGAGATGAAGTCAAACAAATAGCCCACAAAAAAATCTCCTACTGGATCCAGAAAGCCGAGGCACAAATTAAAGATATCCCTTCTCATGAGCACACCATATTAATTGAGGAGGGATCGCCCGGGGAAGTTATCATAAGCAAAGCCCGTGAAATGGGAGTTTCTCTTATAATCGTGGGGTACAAAGGACACAGCACTATGGAACACATCTTGGTCGGGAGCACAACTACAGCTATCGCACGCCATGCGCCCTGTTCAGTCTTGATCTACAGACCTGGTTTCGAAGTAATTTAA
- a CDS encoding XRE family transcriptional regulator, with protein sequence MTIQGIKKDLVKKAAKAMVPRLREEFLSKGGRQEDFDEALAMNRVCSFFESQPPVFWDQIAISEDASLDEIAQDIADSLEEAIYLEKMSAEDILQMIKEEEGISRRLKNIR encoded by the coding sequence ATGACGATACAGGGCATAAAAAAGGACTTGGTAAAAAAGGCTGCAAAGGCAATGGTACCGCGTTTGCGAGAGGAATTCTTAAGCAAGGGAGGCCGTCAGGAGGATTTCGATGAAGCCCTCGCGATGAATAGGGTATGCTCATTTTTCGAGTCCCAGCCTCCCGTATTTTGGGATCAAATTGCAATTAGCGAAGATGCCTCTTTGGACGAGATTGCACAAGACATAGCCGATAGTTTAGAAGAAGCAATATATTTAGAAAAGATGTCTGCCGAGGATATCCTTCAGATGATAAAAGAAGAGGAAGGTATTTCGCGACGGTTGAAGAATATCAGATGA
- a CDS encoding NAD-dependent epimerase/dehydratase family protein: protein MATVLVTGGAGFIGSHLVDAFIKEGHRVIVIDNLSQGKLENLNSKAGFYKLDICDSRMSEVFDEVHPDYVCHHAAQIDVRKSVVNPMYDAEVNIKGLLNILSCAIRTGVKGVIFASSGGVVYGEPTHLPVSETHPKGPLSPYGVSKLSSEYYLYYYNKVFGLPYIALRYANVYGPRQDPMGEAGVVAIFSNKMLKGEVPTIYGDGTQVRDYVYVGDVAIANLLSLQRLKETRAPSSIDDHAYNIGTSIGTSVNELYDILSDIISFQKMARHDAPRKGELYKTYLSIDKAKEELGFVPSVSLRDGLERTLAYFDRSDLH from the coding sequence ATGGCTACCGTCCTGGTTACAGGAGGCGCAGGTTTTATAGGATCTCATCTAGTTGATGCCTTTATAAAAGAAGGCCACAGGGTTATCGTTATCGATAATTTGTCTCAGGGCAAATTGGAGAATCTCAATTCAAAGGCCGGGTTTTACAAACTCGACATATGCGATTCTCGCATGAGCGAAGTTTTCGACGAAGTTCACCCCGATTACGTTTGTCATCATGCGGCGCAAATTGACGTTAGAAAGTCAGTGGTAAATCCCATGTACGATGCCGAAGTAAATATCAAAGGCCTTTTGAATATCTTATCCTGCGCAATCAGGACAGGTGTAAAGGGGGTAATATTTGCTTCATCTGGAGGCGTTGTTTACGGAGAGCCGACGCACCTTCCCGTTTCTGAAACCCACCCAAAGGGGCCTCTTTCTCCATATGGGGTGAGTAAGCTTTCGTCGGAGTATTATTTATATTATTATAATAAAGTGTTCGGACTGCCCTATATAGCACTTCGATATGCTAATGTCTATGGGCCAAGGCAAGATCCAATGGGAGAAGCAGGTGTGGTGGCTATATTTTCTAATAAAATGCTTAAAGGGGAAGTGCCCACCATATATGGAGATGGAACACAGGTGAGAGATTATGTCTATGTTGGCGATGTTGCAATCGCGAATCTCCTGTCTTTACAGCGTTTAAAAGAAACGAGGGCTCCCTCATCGATAGATGACCACGCATATAATATTGGAACATCCATAGGAACGTCGGTCAACGAATTGTATGATATCTTAAGCGATATAATTAGCTTTCAAAAAATGGCGAGGCACGATGCGCCGAGAAAGGGAGAATTGTATAAGACCTATTTAAGTATCGATAAAGCAAAGGAAGAATTAGGGTTTGTTCCCTCTGTTTCTTTGCGAGACGGCTTGGAGAGGACATTAGCTTATTTTGATAGATCAGATTTGCATTAG
- a CDS encoding pyridoxal-phosphate-dependent aminotransferase family protein, whose product MLKPQKLVMIPGPTPVVRSIQDQMGRETVAFGDPDFIEDFKNVVKDLRELWQCSGQAFVIAGSGSLAMEMAVANVSKSGDKALVCSNGFFGDRFAEICKKRGLNVDVIKARWGSSVTSGEVKERLSKEKYDLVTVTHVETSTGVMAPIGEIGKVVQDHGAIFVVDGVAASGGAEEYVDPMGIDVLISCSQKAFGVAPGLALLWASKKALDKRKSLGTIIDSYMDFEKWLPVMEDPSKYWGTPPINLIWALKQSLEIIKSEGIKERYARHVRHAALFDEAISSMGFSILAHEGYRAPTLSVYLYPGEFNIDDSKFRSLVAEEGAYIAGCLGDYAGKGFRMGHMGNIDKHILISAVASIERAAMRSGIKLEPGKALGILQRGFVEESM is encoded by the coding sequence ATGCTAAAACCACAAAAACTGGTGATGATACCCGGACCTACTCCAGTTGTGCGCTCTATTCAGGATCAAATGGGACGCGAGACGGTAGCTTTTGGAGACCCCGACTTTATTGAAGATTTTAAAAACGTGGTAAAGGATTTGCGCGAACTCTGGCAGTGCAGCGGGCAGGCCTTTGTTATTGCTGGGTCAGGTTCGTTGGCCATGGAAATGGCTGTAGCGAACGTCTCTAAATCTGGAGACAAGGCACTTGTGTGTTCAAACGGCTTTTTTGGCGATAGATTTGCCGAAATATGCAAAAAGCGCGGCCTTAATGTCGATGTGATTAAGGCACGGTGGGGAAGCTCTGTAACCTCTGGGGAAGTTAAAGAAAGACTGTCTAAAGAAAAATACGACCTAGTTACTGTTACCCATGTTGAGACATCGACAGGTGTTATGGCGCCGATAGGGGAGATAGGCAAGGTTGTTCAAGATCATGGAGCCATATTTGTGGTCGATGGCGTAGCTGCATCAGGCGGAGCAGAGGAGTACGTCGATCCTATGGGCATTGATGTGTTGATAAGCTGTTCTCAAAAGGCCTTTGGGGTTGCTCCTGGTTTAGCTCTGTTGTGGGCTTCAAAAAAGGCGCTGGATAAACGAAAAAGCCTGGGAACAATAATTGATTCGTATATGGATTTTGAGAAATGGTTGCCGGTGATGGAAGACCCTTCCAAATATTGGGGTACTCCTCCCATTAATTTGATATGGGCCTTAAAACAATCTCTTGAAATAATAAAATCGGAGGGGATCAAGGAAAGATATGCTCGCCATGTTAGGCATGCTGCCCTTTTTGATGAGGCCATTTCTTCAATGGGATTTTCGATATTGGCCCACGAGGGCTATCGAGCTCCAACGTTGTCGGTTTACCTATATCCCGGCGAGTTTAACATAGATGACTCCAAATTCAGATCTCTTGTGGCAGAGGAAGGTGCCTATATTGCCGGTTGTCTTGGAGATTATGCAGGAAAGGGATTCAGGATGGGGCATATGGGCAACATCGATAAACACATATTGATTTCAGCAGTGGCGTCAATAGAGAGGGCTGCTATGCGCAGTGGAATTAAACTGGAGCCGGGCAAGGCGCTGGGGATACTACAAAGAGGTTTTGTTGAAGAAAGTATGTAA
- a CDS encoding PG0541 family transporter-associated protein, protein MKFVWIFCNQSIAPEIIELLESIEVDGYTVWRHVLGHHRGCRTHWADAVWPGENWAILVVENAGKAWYLTEELKKMKQRRAIHHAGLRVFVQDGELMV, encoded by the coding sequence ATGAAGTTCGTTTGGATATTTTGCAATCAAAGCATAGCTCCCGAAATAATCGAATTACTGGAGTCGATTGAAGTCGATGGCTATACTGTATGGAGACATGTTTTGGGCCATCACCGCGGATGTCGTACACATTGGGCCGATGCAGTTTGGCCGGGTGAGAATTGGGCCATACTCGTAGTGGAAAATGCCGGAAAGGCTTGGTATTTAACCGAAGAGCTTAAGAAGATGAAGCAACGACGAGCGATTCATCATGCCGGTTTACGTGTCTTTGTGCAAGATGGAGAGCTTATGGTATAA
- a CDS encoding efflux RND transporter permease subunit has translation MNLWEIAVKRPTATLMFFVAVLLLGVVSFIGIRVDLLPQFEQPVILAITTWEGAAASDVEQEITEEVEDRMATLQGLDEITSTSSDGASAVVLRFEWGEDLDARMGDARDQVNIIRRRLPDDADDPILIKVTSSAMPVMLVIFKAGPTFPGLYHFVDNDVSKLVQQVPGVGDVSVFGGEQREIKILLDAEKLKAYNLSAQQIASVLQQEHFNLPAGSFKEGMLEYQIRVPGRYKLVNEIGYAIVGTTDGKPVYLKDVATVEDGYKDASTFGWADGARSVVMMITKNTDANTVQVSNGVKARLEELKGSIFPSDVDYVIGYDQSEFILNSLKQLATTLLYGVVLVFLVTYLFLRRLPGTLAVCGAIPFSLIATFIAMRILGYTVNLMTLSALTVACGMVVDNAIVTTDQVIYHIEMGEKRQIASMLGAGEVGSALIASTLTTLAVLLPLVFITGLVGIFFSSLSVVMSLAIVSSLVVSLSFIPMVGSKTFKSQEDKLFIHRHSKRILTLLERYYALLIDWALRNRKKIIGLALLCAVFTVVGFTRIGTELIPRSDTGSVRVNFRLPEGTRVEETEKVAKDVMAYAMDNIPELENVYIYGGSAGDGMSALRGESSNIGTIGIELVSKGERKRSGFQVAAQVRQYLNAKAGFEAVSANVSSPIMAGGSSKPIVIELYGDDVNELLKIGDEIKKRLEGIPGAVDIEITQKASRPEIWVDVDKERASLLGVPTSNVAQALRAYYYGIQLDEDYWEGEDNYEVWLRLQPDQRHSWDTLNKLLVPSVTGDMIRLTNLATIKEELGPPEIHRKNRQRYITIELDAEGRSVGNVATDIENALKEIELPAGMRTEIAGDVEDMRETFLQMGLLILLGVVLVYMIMAGQYEAFLDPFIIMFSVPFALTGAVGALLLTGSYLSLQGLLGIVMLVGTVVNNAIVLVDYVNLLRARGYVMHDALVEGGSRRLRPILMTTLTTALGMLPMALSQGEGAEIWRPLAVSVIGGLSFSTLVTLVLIPVVYSLVEEKIRRRPRFVEAKGGTSR, from the coding sequence ATGAACCTTTGGGAAATAGCGGTAAAGAGACCTACTGCCACCTTAATGTTCTTCGTCGCCGTGCTCTTATTGGGAGTTGTCTCTTTTATCGGAATAAGGGTCGATCTTTTGCCCCAATTCGAACAACCCGTAATTCTTGCCATTACTACTTGGGAGGGAGCTGCTGCTAGCGACGTCGAACAGGAAATCACGGAAGAAGTGGAGGACAGAATGGCCACTCTTCAAGGCCTTGACGAGATTACCTCGACTTCAAGCGACGGAGCTTCTGCCGTTGTCCTCAGATTTGAGTGGGGAGAGGATTTGGATGCCAGGATGGGCGATGCCCGGGATCAGGTGAACATTATAAGAAGAAGGCTTCCCGATGATGCTGATGATCCAATACTTATAAAAGTAACTTCCAGTGCCATGCCCGTCATGTTAGTCATATTTAAGGCAGGACCGACTTTCCCAGGGCTGTATCATTTCGTGGATAACGATGTCAGCAAGCTTGTTCAACAGGTTCCGGGAGTAGGGGATGTTTCGGTCTTCGGTGGGGAGCAGCGCGAAATAAAGATACTGTTAGATGCAGAGAAACTAAAGGCATATAATTTGTCAGCTCAACAGATTGCAAGTGTATTGCAACAAGAACATTTCAATTTACCTGCAGGAAGCTTTAAGGAAGGAATGTTGGAATATCAGATAAGAGTGCCGGGCAGATATAAACTTGTAAACGAGATAGGTTACGCCATTGTTGGCACCACCGACGGTAAGCCCGTGTATCTCAAGGATGTAGCGACCGTGGAGGACGGATACAAGGACGCATCAACCTTTGGATGGGCTGACGGTGCCCGTTCCGTTGTTATGATGATCACGAAAAACACCGATGCCAATACTGTTCAGGTCAGTAATGGTGTAAAGGCCCGCCTGGAGGAGTTAAAGGGGTCTATATTCCCCTCCGATGTGGATTATGTCATCGGTTACGATCAATCGGAGTTTATACTGAACTCACTTAAACAATTGGCCACTACTCTGCTATATGGCGTTGTACTAGTCTTTCTGGTCACTTATCTCTTTTTACGCAGATTGCCGGGAACGCTTGCGGTATGCGGAGCCATTCCCTTTTCGTTGATCGCTACGTTTATCGCTATGAGAATCTTAGGATACACTGTTAATTTAATGACATTGTCGGCTCTTACGGTTGCTTGCGGCATGGTAGTCGACAACGCAATTGTTACGACAGATCAGGTTATTTATCACATTGAGATGGGGGAGAAACGCCAGATAGCTTCCATGTTAGGTGCAGGCGAAGTGGGAAGTGCCTTGATAGCGTCCACACTGACGACTCTGGCTGTGCTGTTGCCATTGGTGTTTATCACAGGCTTAGTCGGCATATTTTTTTCCTCCCTGTCGGTGGTTATGAGTCTTGCTATAGTGTCATCCTTGGTTGTTTCGTTAAGCTTTATACCGATGGTTGGAAGTAAGACTTTTAAATCTCAAGAAGACAAGCTCTTCATTCATAGACATTCCAAGCGTATCTTGACTTTGCTTGAGCGCTATTACGCTTTGTTAATTGATTGGGCTTTGCGCAACAGAAAAAAGATCATAGGATTGGCGTTGCTCTGTGCAGTTTTTACAGTTGTAGGTTTTACCCGTATAGGGACAGAGTTGATACCAAGGTCAGATACGGGAAGTGTACGCGTTAATTTCAGGCTCCCTGAAGGTACGAGGGTGGAAGAGACGGAGAAAGTTGCAAAAGATGTCATGGCTTATGCTATGGATAATATCCCGGAGCTTGAAAACGTCTACATATACGGCGGCAGCGCCGGAGACGGTATGAGTGCTTTAAGGGGAGAATCGTCAAATATCGGAACTATCGGCATCGAGCTCGTGTCTAAGGGGGAAAGAAAGCGCTCGGGCTTTCAAGTGGCAGCTCAAGTAAGGCAATATTTAAACGCAAAGGCGGGTTTTGAAGCGGTAAGCGCAAACGTCAGTTCGCCTATCATGGCTGGCGGGAGTTCCAAACCGATAGTAATTGAGTTGTACGGAGACGATGTAAATGAATTGCTCAAAATTGGAGACGAAATAAAGAAAAGGCTCGAAGGGATTCCGGGAGCTGTAGATATAGAAATTACCCAAAAAGCAAGCAGGCCGGAAATTTGGGTTGACGTAGACAAAGAAAGGGCTTCGCTGTTGGGTGTTCCGACGAGTAACGTTGCTCAAGCTCTAAGGGCCTATTACTATGGCATTCAGTTGGATGAAGATTATTGGGAAGGAGAGGATAACTACGAGGTGTGGCTGCGGTTGCAACCTGATCAAAGACATTCTTGGGATACCTTAAATAAGTTGCTTGTGCCATCGGTGACGGGGGATATGATCCGCTTGACAAATTTGGCAACAATTAAAGAAGAATTAGGGCCTCCGGAAATTCACAGAAAGAACAGGCAACGTTACATCACTATAGAGCTTGATGCTGAAGGCCGCTCCGTTGGCAATGTTGCTACGGATATCGAAAATGCACTTAAAGAAATAGAGTTGCCCGCCGGAATGAGGACGGAAATAGCCGGCGATGTTGAAGATATGAGAGAAACGTTTTTGCAAATGGGTCTTTTGATCTTGCTTGGGGTTGTCTTGGTTTACATGATAATGGCAGGGCAATACGAAGCATTTTTGGACCCATTCATCATAATGTTTAGCGTTCCCTTTGCCTTAACGGGTGCGGTAGGAGCGTTGTTGTTAACCGGGTCATATCTTTCGTTGCAGGGCCTGCTGGGCATAGTCATGTTGGTAGGAACAGTGGTTAACAATGCAATAGTTTTGGTGGATTACGTGAATTTGCTTCGCGCCAGGGGGTATGTTATGCACGATGCTTTGGTAGAAGGAGGGTCAAGGAGGCTGCGGCCAATTTTAATGACCACCCTTACTACGGCATTGGGCATGTTGCCTATGGCTTTAAGTCAGGGAGAGGGTGCCGAGATATGGAGGCCCTTGGCGGTATCGGTCATTGGCGGTTTGTCCTTTTCGACGTTGGTTACCCTGGTGTTGATTCCGGTAGTATACAGTTTGGTCGAGGAAAAGATACGCCGACGACCAAGGTTTGTTGAGGCAAAGGGAGGAACGTCACGATGA